The proteins below come from a single bacterium genomic window:
- the hisD gene encoding histidinol dehydrogenase codes for MSNLLRIIETGQEEFLDELARRKADDLDRVSADAAAIVARVRQDGDRALTELTEKFDRVHLEPETFRVSRDEIDSAASGIDPQLARDLEAAYARILDYHRRQAPNSWFYTGADGEILGQRVLPVDSAAIYAPGGKAAYPSSVLMGAGAAVAAGVPRVVLLSPPDRQGGLNPAVLFCARLAGIEEVYRLGGAQAIAAAAYGTESVPAVDVIAGPGNIYVTAAKKLVFGKVGIDMLAGPSEVLVIADESPDPAWVAADLLSQAEHDERAGCILVTTSSALAEKVAAELQRRLEALPKAAIAAQAVENFSAALVARSMEHAAALANRFAPEHLEILTADPWAILGKIRHAGAVFLGPWSPEPVGDYWAGPNHVLPTGGSARVFSPLGVEVFLRRSSLIAFNREAFAAAAAPVARLARAEGLEAHARSVEARDIQEKK; via the coding sequence ATGAGTAACCTGTTGCGAATCATCGAAACCGGCCAGGAGGAGTTCCTGGACGAGCTGGCCCGGCGCAAGGCGGATGACCTGGACCGGGTGAGCGCGGATGCCGCCGCTATCGTGGCCCGGGTGCGCCAGGATGGCGACCGGGCCCTGACAGAGCTGACCGAGAAATTCGACCGGGTGCACCTGGAACCGGAAACGTTCCGGGTCAGCCGGGATGAAATCGACTCGGCTGCGTCCGGCATCGACCCGCAGCTCGCCCGTGACCTGGAGGCGGCTTACGCCCGTATCTTGGACTACCACCGCCGCCAGGCGCCCAACTCCTGGTTCTACACGGGGGCGGATGGAGAGATACTGGGCCAGCGGGTGTTGCCCGTGGATTCTGCCGCGATCTACGCCCCGGGCGGCAAGGCCGCCTACCCCAGCAGCGTGCTGATGGGCGCGGGTGCGGCGGTGGCCGCGGGGGTGCCGCGCGTGGTGCTCCTCTCCCCTCCCGACCGTCAGGGCGGCCTCAACCCGGCCGTGCTGTTCTGTGCCCGTCTGGCCGGGATCGAGGAGGTCTACCGTCTTGGCGGAGCGCAGGCTATCGCCGCTGCGGCCTACGGCACGGAGAGCGTGCCCGCGGTGGATGTGATCGCCGGGCCGGGCAATATCTACGTGACAGCGGCTAAAAAGCTGGTCTTCGGCAAGGTGGGGATCGACATGCTGGCCGGACCCAGCGAGGTGCTGGTGATCGCAGACGAAAGCCCCGATCCCGCCTGGGTGGCGGCCGACCTTCTGAGCCAGGCCGAGCACGATGAGCGCGCCGGTTGCATCCTGGTGACCACCAGCAGCGCTCTGGCCGAAAAAGTGGCCGCGGAGTTGCAGCGCCGTCTGGAAGCCCTACCCAAGGCGGCCATCGCCGCGCAGGCGGTGGAGAATTTCAGCGCGGCGCTGGTGGCGCGGAGCATGGAGCACGCCGCCGCGTTGGCCAACCGTTTCGCCCCGGAGCACCTGGAAATCCTGACCGCCGATCCCTGGGCGATCCTTGGAAAGATACGCCATGCCGGGGCGGTGTTCCTGGGGCCCTGGAGCCCGGAGCCGGTGGGTGACTACTGGGCCGGACCGAATCACGTGCTGCCCACCGGCGGGTCGGCGCGTGTGTTTTCCCCGCTCGGAGTGGAGGTGTTCCTGCGCCGCTCCAGCC